A region from the Sandaracinus amylolyticus genome encodes:
- a CDS encoding cation:proton antiporter, whose product MEHIPHLDQLALVAGLGVLVSVLLAKLKLPPVAGLLVAGALAGPRGLALVASTEAIAALAEIGVMFLLFSIGLELSLARLRAILRDAAVGGVLQVTLTIAVTFVIARALGHDAAAAVLFGFVFALSSTAIVLRALTERRELDAQHGRFVVGALILQDLCVVPMVLVVPVLARGGEAMDATVAIAWALVKAGVLVAAVLLVSRWLVPRALAWVDASGSREVFLLAVLGLCLGTAWLTSLAGLSLALGAFLAGMMLAETDFGDRALGDVLPLRDAFVSIFFVSLGMLFDVEVVLEHPLVIALLLLAFVVGKLVIATFAALVMRFPARAAWLAGVGLANFGEFGFVLANVGLERNVIAPHDTQLLLGAGILSMFLTPVLSGLAPRIPAERALAPFARLLRARPLRELEVCPTRSGHVVVAGSGLGARLVADALARCGIGHVVIDSDAQSARTARDRGEAVVYGEPTSRIVLAHAGLASASALVLVGTDPSAVGRAVTAARAIAPKVPILVRAHYVREGAGLEERGASDVVSDEVETGVEIVARVLRRLEVPRNVIEARLREARSELPEDCARRSSTLPRNVLGASAELSKMKVDSLEIHPGSHAEGRTLVDLDLRRRSGVTAFALRRDGGIVDARELATTALHHGDVLFVVGTTEAVRAAGDVLSHGEEASAEMP is encoded by the coding sequence ATGGAGCACATCCCTCACCTCGATCAGCTCGCGCTCGTCGCCGGCCTCGGCGTCCTGGTGTCGGTGCTCCTCGCGAAGCTGAAGCTGCCGCCGGTCGCGGGGCTGCTCGTCGCCGGCGCGCTCGCCGGGCCGCGCGGCCTCGCGCTCGTGGCCTCGACCGAGGCGATCGCGGCGCTCGCCGAGATCGGCGTGATGTTCCTGCTCTTCTCGATCGGCCTCGAGCTCTCGCTCGCGCGGCTCCGCGCGATCCTGCGCGACGCAGCCGTCGGCGGCGTGCTGCAGGTGACGCTGACGATCGCGGTCACGTTCGTGATCGCGCGCGCGCTCGGGCACGACGCAGCCGCGGCGGTGCTCTTCGGGTTCGTGTTCGCGCTCTCGAGCACCGCCATCGTGCTTCGCGCCCTCACCGAGCGCCGCGAGCTCGACGCGCAGCACGGGCGCTTCGTCGTCGGCGCGCTGATCCTCCAGGATCTGTGCGTCGTCCCGATGGTGCTCGTCGTGCCGGTGCTCGCGCGCGGCGGCGAGGCGATGGACGCCACCGTCGCGATCGCGTGGGCGCTCGTGAAGGCCGGCGTGCTGGTCGCGGCGGTGCTGCTCGTGTCGCGCTGGCTCGTGCCGCGCGCGCTCGCGTGGGTCGACGCGAGCGGGAGCCGCGAGGTCTTCCTGCTCGCGGTGCTCGGGCTCTGTCTCGGCACCGCGTGGCTCACGTCGCTCGCCGGGCTCTCACTCGCGCTCGGCGCGTTCCTCGCGGGAATGATGCTCGCCGAGACCGACTTCGGCGATCGCGCCCTCGGTGACGTGCTGCCGCTCCGCGACGCGTTCGTCAGCATCTTCTTCGTCTCGCTCGGGATGCTCTTCGACGTCGAGGTCGTGCTCGAGCACCCGCTCGTGATCGCGCTGCTCCTGCTCGCGTTCGTGGTGGGCAAGCTCGTCATCGCCACGTTCGCCGCGCTCGTCATGCGGTTCCCTGCGCGCGCTGCGTGGCTCGCCGGCGTGGGGCTCGCGAACTTCGGCGAGTTCGGCTTCGTGCTCGCGAACGTGGGCCTCGAGCGCAACGTGATCGCGCCCCACGACACCCAGCTCCTGCTCGGCGCCGGCATCCTCAGCATGTTCCTCACGCCCGTGCTCTCCGGGCTCGCGCCGCGCATCCCCGCGGAGCGCGCGCTCGCGCCGTTCGCGCGCCTGCTGCGCGCGCGTCCGCTGCGCGAGCTCGAGGTCTGCCCCACGCGCTCCGGGCACGTCGTCGTCGCGGGCAGCGGCCTCGGCGCCCGGCTCGTCGCGGACGCGCTCGCGCGGTGCGGCATCGGGCACGTCGTCATCGACTCCGACGCGCAGAGCGCGCGCACCGCGCGTGATCGCGGCGAGGCCGTCGTCTACGGCGAGCCGACGAGCCGCATCGTGCTGGCGCACGCCGGCCTCGCCTCCGCGAGCGCGCTCGTCCTGGTCGGCACCGATCCCTCCGCGGTCGGGCGCGCGGTCACCGCGGCGCGCGCGATCGCGCCGAAGGTCCCGATCCTCGTGCGCGCCCACTACGTGCGCGAGGGCGCCGGCCTCGAGGAGCGCGGCGCGAGCGACGTCGTCTCGGACGAGGTCGAGACCGGCGTCGAGATCGTCGCGCGCGTGCTCCGCCGGCTCGAGGTGCCGCGCAACGTCATCGAGGCGCGCCTCCGCGAGGCGCGCAGCGAGCTCCCCGAGGACTGTGCGCGGCGCTCCTCGACGCTCCCGCGCAACGTGCTCGGCGCGTCCGCCGAGCTCTCGAAGATGAAGGTGGACAGCCTCGAGATCCACCCGGGCTCGCACGCCGAAGGGCGCACGCTCGTCGACCTCGATCTGCGCCGTCGCTCGGGCGTCACCGCGTTCGCGCTGCGGCGCGACGGCGGCATCGTCGACGCGCGCGAGCTCGCGACCACCGCGCTGCACCACGGCGACGTGCTCTTCGTCGTCGGGACCACCGAGGCCGTGCGCGCCGCGGGCGACGTGCTCTCGCACGGCGAGGAAGCGTCCGCCGAGATGCCTTGA